TTTCCCCATATGTGCAATACAACACATGTTTGTCCCGGCCGTAAATGGTTTAGTGTTAATTTCACTTTTTTCACCTACTTTATTGATTTCAGCTCCCTTTTATGTTACACTAGTACTAATTTTATAGGAATAAGGTTAATATTATGACTTTAGATAATAAAAAACAAATTATAACTGTGGATCTACACAATATGGTAAAAGAACAAGCAAAACGTTATTTAGAACAATTTTTAAACTCTATTAGTATAAATGTAAAAGAAGTTCATATTATCCATGGGTATCATTCTGGTACAACCCTACAAAATATGATTCAAAAATGTCTGAAACATCCTCGTATCAAGCAAAAGATAAAATCATTTAATCAAGGGGTTACAATACTTTATTTAAAATAAAAAAATTTTAAAAAAGATATTGACATAATTCGATCATCATGCTATAATAATTAAGCTGTCTGATGAAACAGCTTACAATTTTATAACTGGAGAGATGGCTGAGCTGGTCTAAGGCGCACGACTGGAAATCGTGTGTAGGGCAAACACCTTACCGAGGGTTCGAATCCCTCTCTCTCCGCCAGATTGAGTCCGGACGCATATTGTGTTTGGACTCGTTTCTTTTATCAAGGTAATTTTCTCACAACCAAATCGCATCTATTTTGTTTGACCTTTCTAAACTAAGTCCGAATGTATATCGCATTCGGACTTTTTTCTTTTTATAAACTACAAGTGTCATAACTTACATCAATCAAATAATCTATTTTGAGAATATAAAACAAATAAGTTTGAATGTAAACTATATTCGAATTCTTTTTTAGATTATGATGATAGATCGGAATAAATAACTTGTTATTTTGAACATGTGATATGGCGAACTGAATCTTAGATATAATTTACGCTTTAGACAATAAGATATAATTACATCTACGGAAAGAAAAATGTATAAAAAATATTGAATGATATATGGATACCAAAAAATAAAATGTTGATTATAGGATACTGGAAAATATAATTAGATACTGGTAATTTTTTCTTATTTTTGGCTTTATCTGCATTGTTTCTACCTTTGTATACATCTATAAAAAGTTTGTCATTTACTATACAAGAAACTTTCTGTTTTTGTTTTTTAAATCCGCAACCCTTTCCATTGACAACAATTTTAGCGTTTTATATAATATTTTTATCATAATTATTAATATTTATATCATTTTTACATATAGTTCCATTCATAGATCGAAACAATGAAAAATATCATTATCAATTTGCAAATCACAACTTTATATTTAGGGATAGCTACTATTTTTTATATTCACTAAAACAGATGCGAATATCTAACCTACTGCTAATCGGATCCATGTTGAAGTTTGAGTTTCAATTTTTCCAACAGTATGGATAGCTGCCATAAAGGAGGTGTATATGGCATATTACCGCATCTTTGTTTTATAAAATTTAAGGTAAAAAGTAAAGGGGGAATATATTTTTAAAGCAAATAGATTCTAACCAGAAATAATAATGAAGAGGAAACTAATTTTTTAAAAAAGAGCCGTTCGCAAAGGAAGGAAGAAAAAGATATGTCCAAAAAATTAAAATCAAGTCTAGCTGCATTACTAGCAGCCATTCTTGTTACCGCATCGCTTCAGCCAATTAGTACTGTTATTGCGGCAACAGGAAGCGGAAAAATTCCCACAACAAATGTGGAAGATTCTTTTACTCAAAAATTACATCAAATGTATGACGAACCAGAAGAAAATTTTTGGCCATGGGCACGTTGGTGGCTAAATGAAGGACATCATACCAATGCGACTTTGGAAGAAGAAATGGAAAAAATACATGATCAAGGTTTTTCTGGTGTCGAAGTTTTAGCTATGCCTGATAATGGTGGTGCTTACGATTCACAGCGTTCCTACTATGGCTGGGGTTCTGCTGAATGGGTCAACGATACAAAACTTCTCATAAAAAAAGCAACTGAACTGGATATGGGTATTGCTATGACAAGTGGTACTAACTGGGAATCTGCAAATCTCCCTGATACCTTTACCTATGATGGAGAAAGCTTTAATCCAGACAATAAAGCCGCTTTGAAACAATTAAAATAACAACCAATACAGTCGAAGCTGGACAAAGCTATTCTGGAGCCCTTACACTCCCTACAATCCCGGATGCAATCAAAGAAATATATGAACCTGAGTTTGAGTTGCAAGGTGTTTATGCATATACACTGGAAAGCACTGAATCCAATGGTAGCAGGATCAATGATGTTAGTGTTGGAGAATATCAGGTTCATGATATTACACCTGTTGACCTAATGGCAGAAGGAGCAGTGGATACCAACACAAATACAGTAGAATATACTAATAACACAGGTTATCCTGTCCATATTGTGGCAATATGGCTTCATGGTACCTGTCAAACCGCTGAACCATCCGTGGCTACAAACTATACTGTCAATTATATGGACCCCTATGGAATCGAAGCTTTGAAAGAATATTGGGATGAATATATTCTTACACCGGATATGGAAGAATTAATCCGGGAAAACGGCAAGGTAGAACTGTATATGGACTCTCTTGAACTAAGCTGTTTTAACCGTAATAATCGGGAAATGATTTGGGGCTTAGAGATGAGAGAAGGATTTATGGAAGAATATGGATATGATCCTATTCCTTGGATTCCATTTGTCCGTGGTAACCACCGCTCCGGTGGAGCTACTAGCTTTTATGAAGCTTATTCTGACGCAGATAAAGGCAAAACTGCTCAGGTCAGAAACGATATCCTAGAATATGTAACTAAAATGTATTCAGAAAACACACTGGAACCTCTGCGTGAATGGCTGCATGAAAAAGGTATGACACTGCGTGCAGAAATTTCCTACAACCAGCCTTTTGAAATTTCGACTCCGGCTGAGTTTGTAGACGGTGTTGAGACGGAATCCCTTGATTTTGAATCACAAATTGACCGATACCGTGGTATGTCCGGAGGAGCCCATGTATTTAATAAACTATATTCTGTTGAGATGGGCGCTTTGGGTAACGCAACCTATAAAATGAATATTGACCAGCATACACAACATATTTATGCAGCATTTGCTGGCGGTGTCCAAAAAAATGTGTTACATGGTTATTCTAGTATTGTAGGTAGCGACCAAGTATTATGGCCTGGAAACGACGGAATGCTAAATACCTATCCAGAACGGTTTAGTGAAAGGCAACCATCCAGCATTCATTACAAAGAATGGACAACCATGATTTCCCGCTATCAAAAAATGTTGCAACAAGGCGTTTCAAAAATGGATTTTGCAATCCTACGTACCGACTACCACTTTGATAGTTTACACCGTAGAGCGGAGGCACTCCAAACACCTGCACAATATGAAGTAGGCCATTACTTCAGAGATTTGACTATGCAACAGATGGGTTATAACTATGAGTACTTTGCTTCATCAATTTTAGAAAATGAAGAATATATTGAATTTAAAGATGGACAGATTAATCCTGACACAATGGGATATAAAGCTGTCATCCTCTATCAGGAACAGATCTCACTTTCCAGCGCAAAAAAACTGCTTGAGTTTACTCAGCAAGGTTTACCAGTTGTATTTGTAAATGGGTTGAGTGAAGTAATTGAATGCCAAAGCGATACTGTTTACAATACCTGGCAGCATGGAGAAGCAGCTAGCAAATCCATGTACAGTTATGATTCTGATGAAGAAGTACAGGCAGTTGTTGCACAAATCAAAGCTTTACCAAACTCAAGGACAGTGACTGCATCTGAAAATGGTATTGATAATGATGCTTACTTAGCATTGCAAGAACTTGGAGTTTATCCACGTGCAGCATTTGATGAAACCAATCACAATATTGTAACTACAATGCGTGAAACTAATGATGAAGTTTATCTGTACGCATATAACCACAGATGGGATCAGCAAGAAGCTTATGAAGTTGAAATCACACTCGATATACCTGGTAAACCTTATCAATACAATGCTTATACTGGTGAAATAGAACCATTGAACTATAGTTTACAAAATGGTAAAACAGTATTTTCCTTAACAGTTTAACCTGGTGACGCCACTATGGTAGTACTGGATAAAAACAGTGCCGATAGCCTACATGTTGTCAGTACAACTGCAGATAAAGCATATATTTCAGAGGGTTCCGTTTATATGCTCGCTTCTCAAACCGGTAACTATACGGCTACATTAAGTGATGGTTCCACTGTAACACAAGATATCACGGTTCCAAATGATATTGAGTTGCCAACCTGGAATTTGACTGTTGAAAAATGGTCTCCAGATTTGAACGGTATCCAAGAATATGCTACAGAATCCCGTCCAGAAGGTTGGGCTTCTGATATTATCGGTGAGGAAGCATCAGAACGTCTCTTTGGTAATCCTGTTTCTCCAGCTTATTCCTCTACAGAATATATTTGGCCTACTAGCAAAGAAAATATTAATGTTGGTCCAATCTCTGACCTTATATCCTGGAAAGACATTCCGGAATTAGGTGAATATGTATCCGGCATTGGATATTATGAGACAACATTTACCCTTCCAGATAACTGGAATAGTAGTAATGGTGCATATTTGGATATTGAATCCATTAGCGGACAGACAGGTGCCGTTTATGTTAATGGACAAAAGGTATCTGTATTAAATCCACGTGACACTGTAGCCGATATAACAGATTTCTTATCTCCTGGAGAAAATACAATTAAAGTGGAAGTTACCAGTATTTTAATGAATGCTTTAAGGGATTTATATCGTCCAGGTGGATTATATGAGGAACACACTACAAATGACCGGTATCCTGGATGGACAGGAAACGCTGATTCTGAAAACAATCAGTCCCGCGATTTTGGTATGACAGGTAATGTTGTTTTAAAAACTTATACCAAATCAGTAACTGTAGAAGTAAATAAAGATATCTTAAATTCTGTGATTACCTATGCAGAAAATGCAAAATCAAGTGGTGAATATGATAATGCCATTGAATCGGTACAAAAATCCTTTGATAAAGCATTGGAAAATGCGAAAGCAGTGGCAGACAATGCGGTAGCAACACAGAAAGAAGTGGATGTTGCATGGCAGACCTTGTTGAACGAAATCCATAAATTAGGATTTATCGCAGGGGATAAAGCAGAACTAGCAAGCTTAATCGAAGCAGCAAACGGAATTAATGCTGAACTAGACCGTTATATAGAAGCAGGCAAAGCGGATTTCACCGCAGCATTGGAAACAGCACAAGCAGTTTACCAAAATGGTGATGCAATGCAGTCAGAAATCAATGAAGCAGCAGATAATCTGCTAAACGCAATGCTGAACCTGAGATACAAAGCGGATAAAACCATCCTGGAAGAAGTGATAGCGGAAGCAGGAAAAGTAGATGCAAGCGTATACACAGCAGAAAGCTACGCAGTACTGACAGCAGCAGTAAATAATGCAAAAGCAGTAATGGAAAATGAAAACGCAACCCAGGAAGAAGTAGATACAGCAGTAGTAAGTGTACAAGAAGCAATGAAAGGTCTGGTAGCAGTAGAAAAACCATCTACCGAAACATCAGATGACAACAAAGCGGATAGTACACAAACAGGACAAGAAAGTACAACCACAAAAGCAAACGCAGCGAAAACAGGGGATATAACCCCAATCGCAGGAGCGATAACAATAGTAGTAGCAGGAACAGTACTGTTGATTTCCCGCAAGAAAAAATAATATGATCAATCTTTATGTTCTTTTTCTCTATAAATAAATTAAAACAATCTCCTTATCAGCCACAGGTCACTTTAATAGTGACCTGTGGTTGTTTTTTACGGTAAAAAAATATTGACAAAAATATAAAAAGAATCTTCTAATCCATTTTTTAAAATTAATTTTACATCTAAATATTTTATCATTTTATTTGTATAAGATAACTTTTAGGGAAATAATGGATTGTCTATTTGTATAAATTATTGTTATGAATACTATGAGTATTTTTATTGCACTATAACCCATTTTACAAGTCATAAAACCCCATTCGTTTTCATGAATTTTTATTTAGCATATAAAATAACTTATCTGTTCAATTACACAAAATATGATCTATTTTTTAATCTCTAAATTTACATATTGAATTTATAGATTGTATTATACTATTTGTAACAATCAAAACAAAGATATTACGAAAAAAGCATAATTTTTATTTATCACTCAATAGATTCCAATTGTTGTTTTTACTATCTAAAAAATTTATTAGATACTAAAATCATGATATTTTTTAAAGCACTTCCCCTCAAAAAACTACCAAAGTTTATCTATTTTCATCTATAAAAAAGTTATATTCATTTAAAACCTACACCATAGGAAAAAATAGTTTCAGATTAGTGCTGAATTCAACTATATCGTCCGTCATACATAGTAATATAAAACAAGATACCGTAAGAGTAACGCCTATAATATGATAATGTTGCTAATAACGACAGATAAAAAAGTAAAATAATAAAAATCAGGGGTCCGATTTGGATCCCCTGATTTTTATTACTAAGAAAGAAAAAATGTCCCTAATTCAAGTTATTTTTTCTTACGGGAAATCAACAGTACCGCCCCTGCTACTACTGCCATTGCTGCCGCTCCTGCAATTGGAACAACATCACCTGTTTTCGCTGCGTTTGCTTTTGTGGTTGTACTTTCTTGTCCTGTTTGTGTACTATCCGCTTTGTTGTCATCTGACGTTTCGATAGATGGTTTTTCTACTGCTACCAGACCTTTTATTGCTTCTTGTACACTTGTTACTGCTGCGTTTACTTCTTCCTGGGTTGCATCTTCGTTCGCCATTACTGCGTTCGCTTCTGCTACTGCTGCTTCCAATACTGCGTAGCTTTCTACTGTGTATGCATTGGAATTAACTTCATTCGCTTCTGCAATCACTTTTTCCAGGATAGACTTATCCGCTTTGTATCTCAGATTCAGCATCGCGTTCAACAGATTACTTTCTGCTGTTTCGATTTCTTCCGCCATTGCATTGTCTTTATCCATTAATAAATCTTGTGCTGCCTTCAATGCTTCTAAGAATTCTGCCTGACCTGCTTCTACATAGTCATCCATGTCATAACTTTCTGCTAATACTACCAAATCTTCCAAAGAAGTAATATCGCCTTTGACAAAGCCTAGTTTATGGATTTCATTTAATAAGGTCTGCCATGCTGCATCTACTTCTTCCTGAGTTGCTGCATCATTTCCTGCTACTTCTTTTGCTGCATTCAATGCTGCTTGGAAGGATTCCTGTACATCTGTG
This is a stretch of genomic DNA from Clostridium facile. It encodes these proteins:
- a CDS encoding Smr/MutS family protein, which translates into the protein MTLDNKKQIITVDLHNMVKEQAKRYLEQFLNSISINVKEVHIIHGYHSGTTLQNMIQKCLKHPRIKQKIKSFNQGVTILYLK
- a CDS encoding glycosyl hydrolase, whose translation is MQGVYAYTLESTESNGSRINDVSVGEYQVHDITPVDLMAEGAVDTNTNTVEYTNNTGYPVHIVAIWLHGTCQTAEPSVATNYTVNYMDPYGIEALKEYWDEYILTPDMEELIRENGKVELYMDSLELSCFNRNNREMIWGLEMREGFMEEYGYDPIPWIPFVRGNHRSGGATSFYEAYSDADKGKTAQVRNDILEYVTKMYSENTLEPLREWLHEKGMTLRAEISYNQPFEISTPAEFVDGVETESLDFESQIDRYRGMSGGAHVFNKLYSVEMGALGNATYKMNIDQHTQHIYAAFAGGVQKNVLHGYSSIVGSDQVLWPGNDGMLNTYPERFSERQPSSIHYKEWTTMISRYQKMLQQGVSKMDFAILRTDYHFDSLHRRAEALQTPAQYEVGHYFRDLTMQQMGYNYEYFASSILENEEYIEFKDGQINPDTMGYKAVILYQEQISLSSAKKLLEFTQQGLPVVFVNGLSEVIECQSDTVYNTWQHGEAASKSMYSYDSDEEVQAVVAQIKALPNSRTVTASENGIDNDAYLALQELGVYPRAAFDETNHNIVTTMRETNDEVYLYAYNHRWDQQEAYEVEITLDIPGKPYQYNAYTGEIEPLNYSLQNGKTVFSLTV
- a CDS encoding FIVAR domain-containing protein: MVVLDKNSADSLHVVSTTADKAYISEGSVYMLASQTGNYTATLSDGSTVTQDITVPNDIELPTWNLTVEKWSPDLNGIQEYATESRPEGWASDIIGEEASERLFGNPVSPAYSSTEYIWPTSKENINVGPISDLISWKDIPELGEYVSGIGYYETTFTLPDNWNSSNGAYLDIESISGQTGAVYVNGQKVSVLNPRDTVADITDFLSPGENTIKVEVTSILMNALRDLYRPGGLYEEHTTNDRYPGWTGNADSENNQSRDFGMTGNVVLKTYTKSVTVEVNKDILNSVITYAENAKSSGEYDNAIESVQKSFDKALENAKAVADNAVATQKEVDVAWQTLLNEIHKLGFIAGDKAELASLIEAANGINAELDRYIEAGKADFTAALETAQAVYQNGDAMQSEINEAADNLLNAMLNLRYKADKTILEEVIAEAGKVDASVYTAESYAVLTAAVNNAKAVMENENATQEEVDTAVVSVQEAMKGLVAVEKPSTETSDDNKADSTQTGQESTTTKANAAKTGDITPIAGAITIVVAGTVLLISRKKK